From Nycticebus coucang isolate mNycCou1 chromosome 6, mNycCou1.pri, whole genome shotgun sequence, the proteins below share one genomic window:
- the LOC128588274 gene encoding beta-galactosidase-1-like protein 2, producing MPLQPDHPERTSYKSVTLLHFMSLWDILPYLDLPVKSTKPISMEMLPVNEGSGQSYGYTLYETYVSKEGILYAKGHIQDRAQVFLNGQFMGILDHSTDHLSIKKNAFQTQHSLRILVENQGRLAYGEDMNKQRKGLTGDIYLNNSPLRKFVIYSLDMKPRFIRRSLPNMWKPVSNRVQGPAFFLGILKVGEPKDTFVKLEGWTKGVVFVNGENLGRYWKLGPQETLYLPGPWLHSGTNEIVVFEEMEAGLGIKFLKYPHLGY from the exons ATGCCCCTCCAACCAGACCATCCAGAGAGGACTTCATATAAGTCAGTGACATTGTTACACTTCATGTCACTGTGGGACATCCTGCCCTACCTGGACCTG CCAGTCAAGTCTACCAAGCCGATTTCCATGGAGATGCTGCCCGTGAACGAGGGAAGTGGCCAGTCCTATGGGTACACCCTGTATGAGACGTACGTCTCCAAAGAAGGCATCCTCTACGCCAAGGGTCACATTCAGGATCGCGCCCAG GTGTTTTTGAACGGGCAGTTTATGGGAATCCTGGATCACTCCACTGATCATCTttctattaagaaaaat GCCTTCCAGACCCAGCACTCTCTGAGGATCCTGGTGGAGAATCAAGGCCGACTTGCCTACGGGGAAGACATGAACAAACAGAGGAAAG GTTTAACTGGGGATATCTATCTGAACAATTCTCCACTAAGAAAATTTGTAATCTACAGCCTGGATATGAAACCGAGGTTTATACGAAG GTCCCTTCCCAACATGTGGAAACCAGTCTCAAACCGAGTCCAGGGCCCTGCCTTCTTCCTCGGCATCCTGAAAGTTGGGGAGCCGAAAGACACCTTCGTAAAGCTGGAG GGCTGGACAAAAGGGGTTGTATTTGTCAATGGAGAAAACCTAGGACGCTACTGGAAATTAGGTCCCCAGGAGACCCTTTACCTTCCAGGACCATGGCTTCATTCTGGGACAAATGAG ATTGTCGTGTTTGAGGAGATGGAAGCTGGTCTAGGGATCAAGTTCTTAAAGTACCCTCATCTAG GATACTGA